A region from the Geotrypetes seraphini chromosome 10, aGeoSer1.1, whole genome shotgun sequence genome encodes:
- the AP2A1 gene encoding AP-2 complex subunit alpha-1 isoform X1: MPAVSKGDGMRGLAVFISDIRNCKSKEAEIKRINKELANIRSKFKGDKALDGYSKKKYVCKLLFIFLLGHDIDFGHMEAVNLLSSNKYTEKQIGYLFISVLVNSNSELIRLINNAIKNDLASRNPTFMCLSLHCIANVGSREMAEAFASEIPRILVAGDTMDSVKQSAALCLLRLYKTSPDLVPMGEWTSRVVHLLNDQHMGVVTAAVSLITCLCRKSPDDFKTCVSLAVSRLSRIVSSASTDLQDYTYYFVPAPWLSVKLLRLLQCYPPPEDAAVKGRLVECLETILNKAQEPPKSKKVQHSNAKNAILFEAISLIIHYDSEPNLLVRACNQLGQFLQHRETNLRYLALESMCTLASSEFSHEAVKTHIETVINALKTERDVSVRQRAADLLYAMCDRTNAKQIVSEMLSYLETADYSIREEIVLKVAILAEKYAVDYSWYVDTILNLIRIAGDYVSEEVWYRVIQIVINRDDVQGYAAKTVFEALQAPACHENMVKVGGYILGEFGNLIAGDPRSSPLVQFNLLHSKFHLCSVSTRALLLSTYIKFINLFPETKSTIQEVLRSDSQIRNSDVELQQRAVEYLKLSSIASTDVLATVLEEMPPFPERESSILAKLKKKKGPGAVSELEEGKKEPNSELNGGVEPATSTTSTPSPSADLLGLRAAPVLGSTAPGAGNLLVDVFSDTPAASAGLNSEAEDNFLSSGAAAVAASASEDLPIAEADELLNKFVCKNNGVLFENQLLQIGVKSEFRQNLGRMYLFYGNKTSVQFQSFTPTVTYPGDLQSQLNLQTKPVHPVVEGGAQVQQVLNIECLEDFEEAPLINIKFRYGGTLQNITLKLPITINKFFQATEMPSQDFFQRWKQLCLPQQEAQKIFKASHPMDSEVTKAKLLGFGSALLENVDPNPDNYVGAGIIQTKSVQVGCLLRLEPNHQAQMYRLTLRTSKESVSRQLCKLLAQQF, from the exons GTGACAAGGCTTTAGATGGTTACAGTAAGAAGAAATATGTCTGTAAACTTCTTTTCATCTTCCTGCTGGGACATGACATCGACTTTGGCCACATGGAGGCTGTCAACCTTCTGAGCTCTAACAAGTACACGGAAAAGCAGATT GGGTACCTCTTTATCTCGGTACTGGTGAATTCCAATAGTGAACTGATCCGTCTCATTAACAATGCCATCAAGAATGACCTGGCCAGCCGGAACCCCACCTTCATGTGTCTTTCCCTGCATTGCATCGCCAACGTGGGCAGCAGGGAGATGGCCGAGGCCTTTGCCTCTGAGATCCCCCGTATCCTTGTTGCAGG TGACACAATGGACAGCGTGAAGCAGAGCGCTGCCCTCTGTCTGCTGCGCCTCTACAAGACCTCTCCAGACCTGGTTCCCATGGGGGAGTGGACGTCCAGGGTGGTGCATCTACTCAATGATCAGCATATG GGCGTGGTGACGGCAGCTGTCAGTCTCATCACCTGTCTGTGCCGGAAGAGCCCTGACGACTTTAAAACATGTGTCTCGCTGGCAGTGTCCAGGCTGAGCAGG ATCGTGTCCTCGGCCTCCACAGACCTCCAAGATTATACCTACTATTTCGTTCCTGCCCCCTGGCTCTCGGTGAAGCTGCTACGCCTGCTGCAGTGCTACCCACCCCCAG AGGATGCAGCGGTGAAAGGACGATTGGTGGAGTGCCTGGAAACCATCCTGAACAAGGCACAGGAGCCACCGAAATCCAAGAAAGTCCAGCACTCCAACGCAAAAAATGCCATTCTCTTTGAAGCTATTAGTCTGATCATTCACTACGACAG CGAGCCCAACTTGTTGGTCCGAGCCTGCAACCAGCTGGGACAGTTCTTGCAGCATCGTGAGACCAACCTGCGCTACTTGGCTTTGGAGAGCATGTGCACCCTGGCCAGCTCAGAGTTCTCCCATGAAGCCGTGAAGACACACATCGAGACCGTCATCAATGCTCTGAAG ACAGAGCGAGATGTCAGTGTGCGGCAGCGGGCGGCCGATCTTCTCTATGCGATGTGCGACCGCACCAACGCAAAGCAGATCGTGTCCGAGATGTTAAGCTACTTGGAAACTGCAGACTATTCGATCAGGGAAGAGATT GTGCTAAAGGTAGCCATACTTGCTGAAAAATACGCTGTGGATTACAGCTGGTATGTGGACACCATTCTAAACCTGATCCGCATTGCGGGCGATTACGTCAGCGAGGAGGTGTGGTACCGTGTTATCCAGATTGTTATTAACCGGGATGATGTTCAGGGATATGCAGCCAAGACTGTGTTTGAG GCTCTGCAAGCACCAGCATGCCACGAGAATATGGTGAAGGTTGGTGGCTACATCTTAGGAGAGTTTGGCAACCTTATTGCAGGGGATCCCAGGTCCAG TCCTCTGGTACAGTTTAATCTGCTGCATTCCAAGTTCCACCTGTGCAGCGTGTCTACCCGCGCCCTCTTGCTCTCCACCTACATCAAGTTCATCAATCTCTTTCCTGAGACTAAGTCCACCATCCAGGAAGTACTGCGTTCCGACAGCCAGATTCGTAATTCTGATGTGGAGCTGCAGCAGCGAGCTGTAGAATACCTGAAGCTCAGTTCAATTGCCAGCACCGACGTCCTG GCAACGGTGCTGGAGGAGATGCCACCGTTCCCTGAGCGAGAGTCTTCGATTCTTGCCAAGTTAAAGAAGAAGAAGGGGCCTGGAGCTGTCAGTGAGCTGGAAGAAGGCAAGAAAGAGCCAAATTCGGAGCTTAACGGAGGCGTTGAACCAGCCACCAGTACTACA TCAACTCCTTCCCCGTCGGCTGATCTGCTGGGCCTGCGCGCAGCCCCTGTTCTTGGATCCACAGCCCCCGGTGCTGGCAACCTGCTGGTGGACGTTTTCTCGGACACACCCGCTGCCTCCGCAGGATTAAATTCAGAAGCTGAAGACAACTTCCTCAG CTCTGGTGCTGCCGCCGTTGCCGCTTCTGCTTCAGAGGACCTTCCTATCGCTGAGGCTGATGAGCTGCTGAACAA GTTCGTGTGCAAGAATAATGGCGTCTTATTCGAGAACCAGCTGCTTCAGATCGGTGTCAAGTCAGAGTTCAGGCAGAACCTTG GACGCATGTACTTGTTCTATGGGAACAAGACATCAGTGCAGTTCCAGAGCTTCACTCCAACAGTCACATATCCTGGAGATCTTCAGAGCC AGCTGAACTTGCAGACGAAACCAGTACATCCAGTAGTAGAAGGTGGAGCTCAGGTCCAGCAGGTGCTTAACATTGAGTGTTTGGAAGATTTTGAGGAAGCCCCTCTCATCAACATAAAATTTCG ATATGGAGGAACATTACAGAACATTACTCTCAAGCTGCCCATAACCATCAACAAGTTCTTCCAGGCTACAGAGATGCCATCCCAGGATTTCTTCCAGCGTTGGAAGCAGCTGTGTCT GCCACAGCAGGAAGCACAGAAGATTTTTAAGGCCAGTCACCCGATGGATTCCGAGGTCACAAAAGCAAAG CTTCTCGGTTTTGGTTCGGCACTGTTGGAAAACGTGGACCCGAATCCGGACAATTATGTGGGTGCAGGGATTATTCAAACTAAGTCCGTGCAGGTGGGGTGTCTGCTGCGCCTGGAGCCCAACCACCAAGCACAG ATGTATCGTCTGACACTTCGCACCAGCAAGGAAAGTGTGTCCAGACAGCTGTGCAAACTCTTGGCACAACAGTTTTGA
- the AP2A1 gene encoding AP-2 complex subunit alpha-1 isoform X2 produces the protein MPAVSKGDGMRGLAVFISDIRNCKSKEAEIKRINKELANIRSKFKGDKALDGYSKKKYVCKLLFIFLLGHDIDFGHMEAVNLLSSNKYTEKQIGYLFISVLVNSNSELIRLINNAIKNDLASRNPTFMCLSLHCIANVGSREMAEAFASEIPRILVAGDTMDSVKQSAALCLLRLYKTSPDLVPMGEWTSRVVHLLNDQHMGVVTAAVSLITCLCRKSPDDFKTCVSLAVSRLSRIVSSASTDLQDYTYYFVPAPWLSVKLLRLLQCYPPPEDAAVKGRLVECLETILNKAQEPPKSKKVQHSNAKNAILFEAISLIIHYDSEPNLLVRACNQLGQFLQHRETNLRYLALESMCTLASSEFSHEAVKTHIETVINALKTERDVSVRQRAADLLYAMCDRTNAKQIVSEMLSYLETADYSIREEIVLKVAILAEKYAVDYSWYVDTILNLIRIAGDYVSEEVWYRVIQIVINRDDVQGYAAKTVFEALQAPACHENMVKVGGYILGEFGNLIAGDPRSSPLVQFNLLHSKFHLCSVSTRALLLSTYIKFINLFPETKSTIQEVLRSDSQIRNSDVELQQRAVEYLKLSSIASTDVLATVLEEMPPFPERESSILAKLKKKKGPGAVSELEEGKKEPNSELNGGVEPATSTTSTPSPSADLLGLRAAPVLGSTAPGAGNLLVDVFSDTPAASAGLNSEAEDNFLRFVCKNNGVLFENQLLQIGVKSEFRQNLGRMYLFYGNKTSVQFQSFTPTVTYPGDLQSQLNLQTKPVHPVVEGGAQVQQVLNIECLEDFEEAPLINIKFRYGGTLQNITLKLPITINKFFQATEMPSQDFFQRWKQLCLPQQEAQKIFKASHPMDSEVTKAKLLGFGSALLENVDPNPDNYVGAGIIQTKSVQVGCLLRLEPNHQAQMYRLTLRTSKESVSRQLCKLLAQQF, from the exons GTGACAAGGCTTTAGATGGTTACAGTAAGAAGAAATATGTCTGTAAACTTCTTTTCATCTTCCTGCTGGGACATGACATCGACTTTGGCCACATGGAGGCTGTCAACCTTCTGAGCTCTAACAAGTACACGGAAAAGCAGATT GGGTACCTCTTTATCTCGGTACTGGTGAATTCCAATAGTGAACTGATCCGTCTCATTAACAATGCCATCAAGAATGACCTGGCCAGCCGGAACCCCACCTTCATGTGTCTTTCCCTGCATTGCATCGCCAACGTGGGCAGCAGGGAGATGGCCGAGGCCTTTGCCTCTGAGATCCCCCGTATCCTTGTTGCAGG TGACACAATGGACAGCGTGAAGCAGAGCGCTGCCCTCTGTCTGCTGCGCCTCTACAAGACCTCTCCAGACCTGGTTCCCATGGGGGAGTGGACGTCCAGGGTGGTGCATCTACTCAATGATCAGCATATG GGCGTGGTGACGGCAGCTGTCAGTCTCATCACCTGTCTGTGCCGGAAGAGCCCTGACGACTTTAAAACATGTGTCTCGCTGGCAGTGTCCAGGCTGAGCAGG ATCGTGTCCTCGGCCTCCACAGACCTCCAAGATTATACCTACTATTTCGTTCCTGCCCCCTGGCTCTCGGTGAAGCTGCTACGCCTGCTGCAGTGCTACCCACCCCCAG AGGATGCAGCGGTGAAAGGACGATTGGTGGAGTGCCTGGAAACCATCCTGAACAAGGCACAGGAGCCACCGAAATCCAAGAAAGTCCAGCACTCCAACGCAAAAAATGCCATTCTCTTTGAAGCTATTAGTCTGATCATTCACTACGACAG CGAGCCCAACTTGTTGGTCCGAGCCTGCAACCAGCTGGGACAGTTCTTGCAGCATCGTGAGACCAACCTGCGCTACTTGGCTTTGGAGAGCATGTGCACCCTGGCCAGCTCAGAGTTCTCCCATGAAGCCGTGAAGACACACATCGAGACCGTCATCAATGCTCTGAAG ACAGAGCGAGATGTCAGTGTGCGGCAGCGGGCGGCCGATCTTCTCTATGCGATGTGCGACCGCACCAACGCAAAGCAGATCGTGTCCGAGATGTTAAGCTACTTGGAAACTGCAGACTATTCGATCAGGGAAGAGATT GTGCTAAAGGTAGCCATACTTGCTGAAAAATACGCTGTGGATTACAGCTGGTATGTGGACACCATTCTAAACCTGATCCGCATTGCGGGCGATTACGTCAGCGAGGAGGTGTGGTACCGTGTTATCCAGATTGTTATTAACCGGGATGATGTTCAGGGATATGCAGCCAAGACTGTGTTTGAG GCTCTGCAAGCACCAGCATGCCACGAGAATATGGTGAAGGTTGGTGGCTACATCTTAGGAGAGTTTGGCAACCTTATTGCAGGGGATCCCAGGTCCAG TCCTCTGGTACAGTTTAATCTGCTGCATTCCAAGTTCCACCTGTGCAGCGTGTCTACCCGCGCCCTCTTGCTCTCCACCTACATCAAGTTCATCAATCTCTTTCCTGAGACTAAGTCCACCATCCAGGAAGTACTGCGTTCCGACAGCCAGATTCGTAATTCTGATGTGGAGCTGCAGCAGCGAGCTGTAGAATACCTGAAGCTCAGTTCAATTGCCAGCACCGACGTCCTG GCAACGGTGCTGGAGGAGATGCCACCGTTCCCTGAGCGAGAGTCTTCGATTCTTGCCAAGTTAAAGAAGAAGAAGGGGCCTGGAGCTGTCAGTGAGCTGGAAGAAGGCAAGAAAGAGCCAAATTCGGAGCTTAACGGAGGCGTTGAACCAGCCACCAGTACTACA TCAACTCCTTCCCCGTCGGCTGATCTGCTGGGCCTGCGCGCAGCCCCTGTTCTTGGATCCACAGCCCCCGGTGCTGGCAACCTGCTGGTGGACGTTTTCTCGGACACACCCGCTGCCTCCGCAGGATTAAATTCAGAAGCTGAAGACAACTTCCTCAG GTTCGTGTGCAAGAATAATGGCGTCTTATTCGAGAACCAGCTGCTTCAGATCGGTGTCAAGTCAGAGTTCAGGCAGAACCTTG GACGCATGTACTTGTTCTATGGGAACAAGACATCAGTGCAGTTCCAGAGCTTCACTCCAACAGTCACATATCCTGGAGATCTTCAGAGCC AGCTGAACTTGCAGACGAAACCAGTACATCCAGTAGTAGAAGGTGGAGCTCAGGTCCAGCAGGTGCTTAACATTGAGTGTTTGGAAGATTTTGAGGAAGCCCCTCTCATCAACATAAAATTTCG ATATGGAGGAACATTACAGAACATTACTCTCAAGCTGCCCATAACCATCAACAAGTTCTTCCAGGCTACAGAGATGCCATCCCAGGATTTCTTCCAGCGTTGGAAGCAGCTGTGTCT GCCACAGCAGGAAGCACAGAAGATTTTTAAGGCCAGTCACCCGATGGATTCCGAGGTCACAAAAGCAAAG CTTCTCGGTTTTGGTTCGGCACTGTTGGAAAACGTGGACCCGAATCCGGACAATTATGTGGGTGCAGGGATTATTCAAACTAAGTCCGTGCAGGTGGGGTGTCTGCTGCGCCTGGAGCCCAACCACCAAGCACAG ATGTATCGTCTGACACTTCGCACCAGCAAGGAAAGTGTGTCCAGACAGCTGTGCAAACTCTTGGCACAACAGTTTTGA